DNA sequence from the Nicotiana tomentosiformis chromosome 3, ASM39032v3, whole genome shotgun sequence genome:
GGAGCAGTTCCATTGTTACCAACACATCcacaaaacaaaaacaacaaaaatagaaGTACCAGTCATAAACAACATCAGAACTAAAACAAAGGACAAACAGTAGGATTTGATACTGGAAAGGGAACACGTTCTAGGGAGCACTGGAGATGGAAGACTTAGATGAAGAGGCAAGGGTTTTAAGAAGGATGTTCATGCGAGCATTAGCTGACATCTGCTCATTGAGCAGTTTCTCCTTCAGATCCTCAACCTGTTTCCTGAGGTCGGCATTTTCTTTGGTCAGAAGGACAACCTCTATGTTGTGAGAGCTGCGGGAACCAGGTTCCTTCTGAAGCTGACTTTACTGACCTCAAGAATGGCATTCCTTGCCTTTAGCTTCCTTATCTCATCAGTGGCACTGTTTTGGGCGTTGATCAACTGGGAGATAGTAGAAGTGCTACCAACCCCTCCAACCTTATCAATGCACTCACATTCCTTGAGGGTGGTCTTGGAGAAGGTTTGCTTACGAGTACCCACTTTGGATTTTCCCAAAGGGACTTTGAAGAACTCAAAAACTTTAGTGAAGGGGAGCCCGTAAggcagcccatgattaccatccttgaACTCTGCCACCTTCTGCATGTGTTCTATCATGATGCCAGGCAGGTTGATAGTTGTGTATTCATCTAGTACTTCCATGAGAATCACGTCTGCCCGAGATGTAATGGATCTTCATTCTGCACGAGGGAGCAATTCCTTGTTCACCAATTCAAACAGCAGTTGGTACAATGGAaaggagggccttcttgtgtaCCCGTTCCCCTTGCTGGACTGCCTTATCCTTCAAGATAGCATTTCTAAAGTTCAAAGAGCAGGTTCCGTGAACAGAAGACAAACCCTCAGCAAGCACTCCCAAGATAGTTCCCAGCACAGTAGAGTACATTACAAGATCAACACCATTCACCATCACACAAATATGATCATCCTTAACTGTAAAGATGTCGGCATAAAGACTGCGCACTTCGTCCTCATAAACTTTGGGACAGTCACCTATGAACAGGTGTGTCCACTGTTGGAATTCACAGATCTCCACCAATTGGCGCATGCCAGCCATATCCAGAATATCAGGGGCAAATGTACGGCCCCACAACACCTTTTGATATTTCAATTTTTCCTTGCTAGCATCCTGGGTATTATCAATCTTGGTCTTTTtgaaggaaccaggttcctcactaGCATCACCCTTCATTTTTACTGATGTGCGAGCACTCTTTCCTTTCTTAGCAGATTTCTCAGACACCTTTTTCGCAGACACTTTTTCAACTGATTCTTCTGTCACTTGTTCCCCAGATTCCTCAACTACCTTttcacaagatctttcatcctCAACCTTTCTCAAGTCCATTTCACTCACATATGACTCCCTTCTGGACTTTGGAACAATAGGTTTCTTATGAGGACTTACGAaccaaggaaccaggttcctcttctACCTCATCATCAACATCAACGACTAGTGTAGGAGGCACTACCTTCTCATTTACAACCTTTCCATCTTTCAccaatctcctcttcttctttttctttttgcttttccttaaaACTGACTCAAATTCTTCCTTCTTCTGCAACCTAGTGATAGGTCTCTTCGAAGTTGACTCTTGGGGAGTTTCCTGACTACTCCTAGTCCTGATGAAGCTCGCAAGAGCCACATTATCATAGTCATCTTCACTCCCTTCATTTTCCTCCTCAGACAGAGATCGCATCTCGGGAGAAACAATGGCCAATGGCTCAGCATAGAAATAAGGAGAGGGAGCGAGATCAGTACTTACCTGGGGTTCTTTAGAAGAACGGggagtttcatcccaagtaggagtATAGTGCTCCTCTTGTGTAGAGGGATCAGGCCCCTCAGGGAGTTCCCTAGTAGTACTGTCTGGTGCCAGATTTTTGACATGCACCAGTTTCCTTCCCTCGGCCTCTGTACCATTATCTTCCCCCTGTAGGATCCAAGACCGGGGCTTCCACTGTCGATTCATCACTGGTATGACCCACACCTTGTTCTTTAGCAGAACTTTTTTCCACTGGTAGACTAaaaatttattgattttcttCTTCATCCACTATGTCTTCATCAACCATCTTTTCCGGTGAGGCAGAAGTAGAGGTCACAATCACAAATTTCCTGGGAGTCGATGTTTTGCGACTCCGATGAGAACCAGAACTCGACTGGGTTTGAGAGGAAGCAGAGGGTGGTTGTGACTCTAGCTTAGGGTTTGGACTAGTCGGAACAGGGAGTGTGAGCTCTATCATTGGTGTTTCAATGAATGAGGACACAGTGGAGATAATGCTTGGAACATTTTATGTTTCCTGATTGTCAGACATAATGGAGTGTAGTTAGTTGAAGAAGAGAgtttgaaaaaggaaaaaaaaggaattttGGATTCGTGATATGAACAATTCTGAAAGTGACTGTGAATGGATTTATTTGAGAGGAGTTAGAGACCGATTGAGTGTCAATTTTGGGTAGTCGGGTCGCTTCATAAAGGGTGAGACACTTTGATTCAAGAAGCAAAAAGAAACTGATAATATAATGACGTGGCACCGTTTCAGCCGTTTAAAAATTGTGCATTAGAGTACGAAAGAGCTACTAACATGTGTcaaaggaaccaggttccctggCAGAGTTTGAAAATGTAAGCCTCATCCTTTGACCAACGTGCAATGCATTAACTACTTATCTACTCTGTAATCGTCATGCTtgtctacctgtaacggtatagaggTGAGTTAGACTTTGCCAGAAAACACTTTTTTGCTATTTTACCTATACATTtatttcatagccaatcatcgagggaccaggtccCTAGCTAGACTTCATCAACCCTAGTGCCAAGCGATTCTTTTTAAAGTGCTCTCTGCTTAGTGctttggtgaaaatatctgcaattTGATCTTCTGTGCTGCAAAACTTCATGCAGATGAGCCCTTTCTCAACATTGTCTCGAAATTTTCTAGCTGCTGCTTGATCTACAGTAGTTTAGCACAGCAAGAGGCAACcgccacatactcagcttcagaaGTGCTTTTCCTATCCACCAGATAACTAACATAGTCAGCATCAACATACCCTATTAAGTCAAAGTTATCTTATGAGGaatagtagagaaccaggtcctgcgttcctttgagatacctcaAAATTCTCTTTGCAACCTTCAGATAAGACTCCTTTGGATTGGATTGAAACATGGCACAGAGTCCCACAAAGAAAACAATGTCTGGTCTACTTGCTGTGAAATATAGAAGTGACCCAATAATGCCTCTATACATAGTCTCGTTTACAGGAGAACCGGGTTCCTCCATATCTAGGCGAGTGGCAGTGGCAATAGGTGTATCAATGATCTTTTAACTCTCCATCTCAAATCTCTTCAGAAGCTCTTTGATAtacttctgctgacttatcattGTGCCCTTAGAAGTTTGCTTGACTTGCAAACCTAAGAAGAAATTCAATTCTTCCATCATGCTCATTCCAAACTCGCTTCCCATAAGCGTTGCAAACTCTTCACACAGAGAATCATTTGTTGCACTAAAGATGATGTAGTCAACATAAACTTGGACAACCTTTCATGCCATGCACGAGGAGCCTGCTTCAGTCCATATAATGCTTTGTCAAGTTTAAACACGTGTTCGGAATGCTCATGGCACTTGAAACCAGGTGGCTGCTTGACGaagacttcttcttttagaaagccattcagaaaagcacttttgacatccatttggaacaatttgaattccatatgagatgcaaaggcaataagaATTCTGATGGCctccattcgagcaactggagcaaaagtttcatcatagtcaatccTTTCTTCCTGATTATAGCCCTAAACTACTAGCCTTCCATTGTTCCTTGTTgtgtttccaaactcatcaagtttattTCTGAATACCCTCCTGGTTCCTATAACAGTTCTGTCAGCAGGTCGTGGAACCAGGTGCCATATactgttcctctcaaattgatggagttcTTCTTGCATAGCTGTAATCCAATCGGCATCTTttaatgcttctttgatattcttgGGCTCAATTTGAGAGAGAAAAGCTGAGAAGAAAAGCGCATTTGTTGCctttgatctggtttgaattcctaaatcaagaggagtgatcacattttcaagaggatgtgaactttTGTATTTTCAGTTAGACACCCGAATCTTGTTGTGGGATGGTCCAGGTATTTCTGAATGTGATTCTCTCTCTGCATGTGGGGTCCCTTGATCTACATCAGCAACTCTATTTTCAActtcagttgttgtgattgaGGAACCAAGTTCCTCTATGTCAGCTGGAGATTCATTTGTGCCATTGTCATTTGAATCCTTGACCTGACTCATCATGTCAGTTTTTCCATTTGCCATGTCAATGACTTCACTAGGGATAATTGACTATTCTCCTTCTTGATTaatcttatcatgtgaatccTTCCCATATGAGTggtgagattcatcaaagatcacatatATACTTTCCTCAACACATTGCATCGCACACTTTATGATCCTTGAAGCTTGAGTTGGGCaggccacgaaccaggtccttttTGACCAACTTGTTCAGCAACGTGAAACTTGCATGACCCATCCTTCTGTGCCATAGTttagcatcatcatcaacaacacttaGACAACTGAGATCACCACTCTTGTTTCCCTTGTCACAGATTTGGGAGACACTTAACAGGTTGTACTTCAATCCATTCACGTAGTACACATTTTCAATTGAGTGAGAAAGAGACTTCCCAATTCTTCCAATTCCCAaaatgtatccctttttgccgttttcaaaggatacactccctcaTTGCAGGGATTTGAGTGAAAGGAAATTATTTATGCTTCTAGTCATGTGCTTCGAGCAACCACTATCCATTTATCATTATTGGCTGCTCCCTTTCACTGCTCCCTGCACAAGGAAATCAAaggttagacttaggaacccaaacaagtttgggtcccttgtaatgagaaAAGGGATGAATCAGGACCTTCTTGGTCCAAACAGGCATCACACGAGTTTTATATAAGGGACCAGGTTCTCTAACAATAGTTACCTTTTTAGCAAAAAGTTTGTTTTTCTGTTGAGACTGAAACTTGGCCTTACAGGTTTCCTTAAAGTGCCAGTGttgccacagtgagtgcaaagccagttatcaggtacagtaacatacttgctatgagggttgtaAGGAGTCTTTTCCCTTTGGAACCCTATCCCTTGCCTGTTCCCCCATTGTTTTTATACAAGGCAGTGATAACATCAGAAGACCAggtccacttgagtgatttttcTAGATCATTCTTAACTCTGTCTAGATCTTCCTGAAGCTGTCTGTTTCTCTCAAGTTCCACACATAGACTAGATTTCACTGATTTTATCTTATCTTCAAGCCTAaggtgtgcctcacttgcaacttcctttaCCTTTTGGGTAATCTCATACCTACCTTCCCTTTTTAGTTCCTTAATTATTTTCTTTAGGTCCACGAATACTactaataggtcatctctctcatgctctatTTTTGCAATTCTCTCGGTCAAAGtatctttttctctttttagacTCTCAATGGTCTCTCTTTGATCAACCATAACTACCACTAGATCATCTCTCTCGTGTTCTATTTCTCCTAGTTCCGTGGTTAGCACATTTTTATCATTAATGAGACTGTGATAAGCATAAATTAAACCATTAgccaaagatataagcttcttttGAGAATATGatttcaaatttctttgaatatctagaaagtttacctcatcttcatcgtcatcttcatcatcatcagattgtgccatcagggcaaagatagagtcatatTCAGTTGCTTCAGTTTCTACTGCCATCATGGAGATGTCACCTTTATCATCATCTTCACTAGATTCACTTGAGGAGTCTCCCCATacagcaagagcttgtttcacaacattgtcGGCAACATCATTTTTTCGAATCGTTTgtcaggaacctggttcctcttaGCTGCTTTGTCTGAGTTGTGTTTGTACTGATCTTGCTTGAAGATAGGACAATCTTTGATAAAGTGCCCTCACTTCCCACACTTATGACATAAGTCATAGCATCTTGGCTTGCTAGAGCTGTCCTTCTTTGGAATACCTCTATTTTTGCAGACCATCTTCTGAAATCTCtttgtcaagtaagccatatcagcatcctcaccacttgattcattattgtctgtcttgaggaccaggttcttctctcttttgggctctcttctttcattttccttatttttcttcatttcatacATTTTCAGATTGCCAACAAGTTCATCAATGGTCAGCTTCTGCAAGTCTTTTGCCTCTGTGATAGCGTTCACTTTGCTTTCCCAGGAACTGGGCAGTACACTAAGTATTTTTCTGACAAGTTTGTTTCTTGGAATAATTTCTCCAAGAGAGTGAAGCTCATTGATAATAGATGTGAACCGAGTATGCATGTCCTGGATAGATTCATCATCTTTTATTCTGAAAAGCTCATATTCTGTGGTAAGAATGTCAATCTTTGATTTCTTAACTTGTGTTGTTCCCTCATGGGCTGTTTGAAGAGCCTCCCAAATCTCCTTAGCAGATTGGCATGCTGAGATCCTGTTGTATTCATCAGGACCGATACCACagacaagaattttctttgcacgaAAGTTCTTTTCTATGGCCTTGCAGTCAGCATCATTGAACTCCTTTCTTGTTTTGGGGATTGTTACAGCTGGGTCGCCAATGGTTTTTGTGGGGATGAAGGGTCCATCGCAGATGACGTCCCAGAGCTCTGAGTCTTCAACTATGATAAAGTCGTGCATCCTAGTTttccaccatccatagtattgACCATTAAATCTTGGTGGCCTGTAGGTAGATTGACATTCTTCGAAGTTTTGGTGAAGCAGCCttgaggatcctttctaggtgttagcctgatagaaagaacctgctttgataccaattgataggatttaagggtccaccaaactatatagagaatcaggttctctattagttcccacagaacacacgcACACTACAGTAGGTAAATGAGACAAAgaagttttacgtgaaaaactcccagctcaagggattaaaaattacgacctacccttgtaggatttcaacttcattactgagcaaactttagattacaacctattgtaacctaggaattaacctcttaatcactcactaacttgtaacaactctattacaagccacttgtaataactctattataaagatTTTACAACTCGattaactctagccaagacacaaacacaagggtttatgatttacaaagattttctatacaatgattctaactaagctaagtaggaattacaaataaagaactttaacaaaggtgcaccacaactaaggacatgtaatgactcaatacatgaaactggtccttcgttatgttgttctttgtttttgat
Encoded proteins:
- the LOC138907293 gene encoding uncharacterized protein, yielding MHDFIIVEDSELWDVICDGPFIPTKTIGDPAVTIPKTRKEFNDADCKAIEKNFRAKKILVCGIGPDEYNRISACQSAKEIWEALQTAHEGTTQVKKSKIDILTTEYELFRIKDDESIQDMHTRFTSIINELHSLGEIIPRNKLVRKILSVLPSSWESKVNAITEAKDLQKLTIDELVGNLKMYEMKKNKENERREPKREKNLVLKTDNNESSGEDADMAYLTKRFQKMVCKNRALAVWGDSSSESSEDDDKGDISMMAVETEATEYDSIFALMAQSDDDEDDDEDEVNFLDIQRNLKSYSQKKLISLANGLIYAYHSLINDKNVLTTELGEIEHERDDLVVVMVDQRETIESLKREKDTLTERIAKIEHERDDLLVVFVDLKKIIKELKREGRYEITQKVKEVASEAHLRLEDKIKSVKSSLCVELERNRQLQEDLDRVKNDLEKSLKWTWSSDVITALYKNNGGTGKG